The proteins below come from a single Chryseobacterium bernardetii genomic window:
- a CDS encoding conjugal transfer protein TraD, with translation MEIVIVICLLIVIVLLLQDKIVIHKRSKQDPPHKKVNPNLPDIMGQPKPVERLSVPNTATERQIQENEINLANLDIEYDENENVSVQIPQEELDEVFRNMPDLEEEEEEWNRYGISGGDNGFAQGVTFEELNSVGVLLQKEELEPAQKEIAIAIVQKIQGTELFSLLENSMEDASRRIAELLDSTLSSETEAGSSTLRKSDLSDFDIGEFV, from the coding sequence ATGGAAATAGTAATTGTGATATGCCTACTCATAGTCATTGTCCTGTTATTGCAGGATAAAATTGTAATTCATAAAAGGTCGAAACAAGACCCTCCGCATAAAAAAGTCAACCCGAACTTACCCGATATTATGGGACAGCCCAAACCTGTAGAACGCCTTTCAGTGCCAAACACTGCCACTGAACGCCAAATTCAGGAAAATGAAATAAACCTTGCTAATTTAGACATTGAATACGACGAAAATGAAAACGTAAGTGTTCAAATTCCGCAGGAAGAGCTGGACGAAGTTTTCAGAAATATGCCTGATTTGGAGGAAGAGGAAGAAGAATGGAACAGGTACGGAATATCTGGTGGTGATAACGGTTTTGCCCAAGGGGTTACCTTTGAAGAACTAAACTCCGTGGGGGTGTTGCTCCAAAAAGAAGAATTGGAACCAGCCCAAAAGGAAATAGCGATAGCGATAGTTCAAAAAATACAGGGAACCGAATTATTTAGCCTATTGGAAAATTCTATGGAAGATGCTTCCCGAAGAATAGCCGAGCTTTTGGATAGCACCCTTTCATCTGAAACGGAAGCCGGTTCTTCCACTTTGCGGAAAAGTGATTTGAGTGATTTTGACATTGGGGAGTTTGTGTGA
- a CDS encoding efflux RND transporter periplasmic adaptor subunit, with amino-acid sequence MKFTIKKIWSITTIVVLVFAFSACSNHKEGDGHDHGTKKEEPKKEEAHEEETPTIATLTEEQIKTVGIQLGTIEQKELTATIRANGLLKVPNNNKANATSLYGGVIKTLKVQIGDYVKKGQVIATIANPQFIQLQEEYLSTASRITFAEQELARQKELNQGNAGAGKNLQSATAELNSLRTRRASLQQQIQLMGINPSSVSNSNLRSALVVTSPLNGTVSNVFAKIGSYADVSSPVIEIVDNSSLHLDLQVFEKDLPQVKVGQTIHFTITNNPSTEYDATVFSIGSSFENDSKTIAVHCRVNGNKKGLIDGMNITGIVSLSNVTTPAVPNEAVVNADGKYYIFVQTDKKAEEHHEEGEEAHEHKEGEEKEHSEEKTSMNFEKIEVLKGVSDMGYTAINFVNEIPANAKIVVKGAFFVNAKLSNTGGHEH; translated from the coding sequence ATGAAATTCACTATAAAAAAAATCTGGAGCATAACAACAATAGTTGTTTTAGTATTTGCTTTTTCGGCTTGCAGTAATCACAAAGAAGGCGATGGTCACGACCACGGCACAAAAAAAGAAGAACCAAAAAAAGAAGAAGCTCACGAAGAAGAAACTCCAACCATTGCCACACTTACCGAAGAGCAAATAAAAACGGTAGGCATACAATTAGGTACAATAGAACAAAAAGAATTAACAGCAACAATCCGGGCAAACGGCTTACTAAAAGTGCCCAATAACAACAAAGCCAATGCAACTTCATTGTATGGGGGTGTGATAAAAACGCTTAAAGTTCAAATTGGAGATTATGTAAAGAAAGGACAAGTAATAGCCACAATTGCCAATCCGCAGTTTATACAATTGCAGGAAGAATACTTGAGCACAGCAAGCAGAATAACCTTTGCAGAGCAAGAATTGGCAAGGCAAAAAGAACTGAACCAAGGCAATGCCGGTGCTGGTAAAAATTTACAAAGTGCCACAGCCGAACTCAATAGCTTACGAACCAGAAGAGCTTCTTTACAACAGCAGATACAGCTAATGGGCATTAATCCCAGTTCGGTATCAAATAGCAATCTACGATCGGCATTGGTCGTAACCAGTCCGCTGAATGGTACGGTTAGCAACGTTTTTGCCAAGATAGGAAGTTATGCAGATGTATCTTCGCCTGTGATAGAAATTGTAGATAACAGTTCATTACATTTGGATTTACAGGTTTTTGAAAAGGATTTACCACAGGTAAAAGTGGGGCAAACCATTCACTTTACTATAACAAACAATCCATCAACCGAATATGATGCTACTGTTTTTAGTATTGGTTCATCATTTGAAAATGATAGTAAAACCATAGCCGTACACTGCCGTGTAAATGGCAATAAAAAGGGTTTAATTGACGGAATGAACATCACTGGTATTGTCAGTCTTAGCAATGTAACAACTCCTGCTGTACCCAACGAAGCTGTTGTAAACGCCGATGGTAAATACTATATTTTTGTGCAAACCGATAAAAAAGCAGAAGAACACCACGAAGAAGGAGAAGAAGCACACGAACATAAGGAAGGCGAAGAAAAAGAGCATTCGGAAGAAAAAACCAGTATGAACTTTGAAAAAATAGAAGTACTGAAAGGCGTATCCGACATGGGGTATACCGCAATAAACTTCGTGAACGAAATTCCTGCCAATGCAAAAATTGTGGTAAAAGGAGCCTTTTTTGTAAATGCAAAATTAAGTAATACAGGAGGTCACGAACATTAA
- a CDS encoding DUF3408 domain-containing protein, translating to MASNNKNNDFEKPNVDEEYLMNIISGDELVAPPSNNKKQDVPKETKPREKARNSSSKKVNYEETFLVNRFPSGRNGKVVYIRPEYHERLLRIVQLTREERTTLYSYIDNILEHHFREYGEDITDYFNEHFKPIL from the coding sequence ATGGCTTCAAATAACAAAAACAACGATTTTGAAAAGCCCAATGTTGATGAGGAATACCTTATGAACATCATAAGCGGCGATGAGCTTGTAGCTCCACCGAGCAATAACAAAAAGCAGGATGTACCAAAGGAAACCAAGCCAAGGGAAAAAGCCCGTAACAGTTCATCAAAAAAAGTGAACTATGAGGAAACGTTTTTGGTCAATCGGTTTCCATCGGGGCGTAACGGCAAGGTCGTTTACATACGCCCTGAATACCACGAAAGATTGCTCCGCATCGTTCAACTGACAAGGGAAGAAAGAACAACGCTCTACTCTTACATTGACAACATTCTCGAACATCATTTCAGGGAGTACGGTGAAGATATTACCGATTATTTCAACGAACATTTTAAACCTATTCTATAA
- a CDS encoding ParA family protein, translating to METTKKTLKISFSTQKGGVGKSTMTTLLASVLHYRLGFNVLVMDCDFPQHSLTNMRERDKRTIMQNDYHKKAAMKQFQTINKKAYPIIKCKAETALDKASEYTIQSAVEPDVVFFDLPGTANTKGVLTTLKKMDFIFSPITADRLVVESTLGFTKAFLGLPKTDEGNPEQEMWLFWNQVDGRERTGLYDAYQNVIKELNLPIMETRIMDSKRFRKETDDTGSYVFRSSLLPAEPQLMKATKMDLFVEEFLKITHL from the coding sequence ATGGAAACAACAAAGAAAACTTTAAAAATCAGCTTCTCCACCCAAAAGGGCGGTGTGGGAAAATCCACGATGACCACCTTGCTGGCAAGTGTGCTTCATTACCGTTTAGGTTTTAATGTACTGGTGATGGACTGCGACTTTCCACAACACAGCCTGACCAATATGCGTGAAAGGGATAAGAGAACCATAATGCAGAACGACTACCATAAAAAGGCAGCAATGAAGCAGTTTCAAACCATCAACAAAAAAGCGTACCCGATTATTAAATGCAAGGCTGAAACGGCTTTGGATAAAGCATCGGAATATACAATCCAATCTGCGGTTGAACCGGATGTAGTTTTCTTCGACCTGCCCGGAACAGCCAATACCAAAGGCGTACTGACTACCTTGAAAAAAATGGACTTTATCTTTTCGCCCATTACTGCCGATCGTTTGGTAGTGGAAAGTACATTGGGCTTTACCAAAGCCTTTCTCGGACTTCCCAAAACGGACGAGGGAAATCCCGAACAAGAGATGTGGCTATTTTGGAACCAAGTGGACGGGAGGGAAAGAACAGGATTGTATGATGCTTATCAAAATGTCATCAAAGAACTCAACCTGCCCATAATGGAAACAAGAATAATGGACAGCAAACGTTTCCGAAAGGAAACAGACGACACAGGCAGTTATGTGTTCCGATCAAGTTTGCTGCCTGCTGAACCACAGTTGATGAAAGCAACGAAAATGGATTTGTTTGTCGAGGAATTTTTAAAAATCACTCATCTATAA
- a CDS encoding heavy metal translocating P-type ATPase, with amino-acid sequence MEHKHKYDAQGKQLCCTAQEQKIYTDANAKKLLGKHHNEDGHNHEHSDDDGHNHGSTDNSTFQMFLPAIISFALLMIAIAFDNWFLQSWFTGWVRIVWYVVAYIPVGFPVIKEAFESIRKGDVFSEFLLMSIATIGAFAIGEYPEGVAVMLFYAVGEVFQTLAVTRAKANIKTLLDQRPDDVTVLENNQPKTVKAETVSIGNIIQLKPGEKLGLDGELLSETASFNTAALTGESKPDTKTKGETVLAGMINLTTVAQVKVTTAYTDSKLSKILELVQNATAQKAPTELFIRKFAKIYTPIVVLLALLITTIPYFFVDNYLFSQWLYRALVFLVISCPCALVISIPLGYFGGIGAASKNGILFKGSNFLDAIADIKNVVMDKTGTMTEGVFKVQEVVLKPEFNKDEILKMVNALESQSTHPVATAIHQYVGEIDSTIKLENTEEIAGHGLKSSVNGKELLVGNFKLMDKFNISYDLDPTTIVYTLIAISYDGKFAGYITIADSIKEDAQLTIDKLKALGVKTTMLSGDKSTVVKFVADKLGINNAFGDLLPEDKVNKVKEIKAQNETVAFVGDGVNDAPVVALSDVGIAMGGLGSDATIETADVVIQDDKPSKIPMAINIGKQTKKIVWQNIILAFAVKAIVLVLGAGGLATMWEAVFADVGVALLAILNAVRIQRMKF; translated from the coding sequence ATGGAACATAAACATAAATATGATGCACAAGGTAAACAGCTTTGTTGCACAGCACAAGAACAAAAAATATATACCGATGCCAACGCTAAAAAGCTATTGGGAAAGCATCACAACGAAGATGGTCACAATCACGAACACAGTGATGATGACGGTCACAATCACGGAAGTACCGATAATTCTACCTTTCAAATGTTTTTACCAGCCATTATCAGTTTTGCATTATTAATGATAGCCATCGCTTTCGATAATTGGTTTCTGCAATCTTGGTTCACAGGCTGGGTACGAATTGTTTGGTATGTTGTAGCCTATATTCCTGTTGGATTTCCCGTAATTAAAGAAGCTTTTGAAAGCATCAGAAAAGGCGATGTGTTTTCAGAATTTTTATTAATGAGCATTGCCACCATCGGAGCTTTTGCCATTGGCGAATATCCCGAAGGTGTAGCCGTAATGTTGTTTTATGCCGTTGGCGAAGTGTTTCAAACATTGGCGGTTACACGAGCCAAAGCGAATATTAAAACCTTGCTCGACCAACGTCCCGATGATGTAACTGTTTTAGAAAATAACCAACCAAAAACCGTAAAAGCTGAAACCGTAAGTATCGGAAATATTATCCAATTAAAACCAGGAGAAAAATTAGGATTAGACGGCGAATTATTATCCGAAACAGCATCATTTAACACAGCTGCACTTACAGGCGAAAGCAAGCCCGACACGAAAACCAAAGGCGAAACCGTATTAGCAGGAATGATAAACCTAACAACCGTTGCACAGGTAAAAGTAACCACCGCTTACACAGACAGCAAGCTTTCAAAAATTTTAGAATTAGTACAAAATGCCACCGCTCAAAAAGCACCTACCGAATTATTCATCCGAAAATTTGCAAAAATCTACACCCCGATTGTAGTGCTTTTAGCATTATTAATTACAACAATTCCTTATTTTTTTGTAGATAATTATTTGTTTAGTCAATGGTTATACAGAGCCTTGGTATTCTTGGTAATTTCGTGCCCTTGTGCTTTGGTCATCAGTATTCCTTTGGGGTATTTTGGAGGAATTGGAGCCGCTTCCAAAAATGGAATTTTGTTTAAAGGAAGCAACTTTTTAGATGCCATTGCCGATATTAAAAACGTAGTGATGGACAAAACAGGTACAATGACCGAAGGCGTTTTCAAAGTTCAAGAAGTGGTATTAAAACCGGAATTTAATAAGGATGAAATTTTGAAAATGGTTAACGCTTTAGAAAGCCAAAGTACACATCCTGTTGCAACAGCTATACATCAATATGTAGGCGAAATTGATAGCACTATTAAATTAGAAAATACAGAAGAAATTGCCGGTCACGGTTTGAAATCCAGTGTAAACGGGAAAGAATTATTGGTAGGGAATTTCAAGTTGATGGATAAATTCAACATCAGTTATGATTTAGATCCGACTACAATTGTTTACACTTTAATTGCCATTTCCTACGATGGAAAATTTGCAGGATATATTACCATTGCAGACAGCATCAAAGAAGATGCACAGTTAACAATTGACAAACTGAAAGCATTAGGCGTAAAAACCACAATGTTGAGCGGAGACAAAAGCACCGTAGTAAAATTTGTTGCCGATAAATTAGGAATTAATAATGCCTTTGGCGATTTATTACCCGAAGACAAAGTAAATAAAGTAAAAGAAATAAAAGCCCAAAACGAAACCGTAGCATTCGTAGGCGATGGCGTGAACGACGCACCAGTAGTAGCTTTGAGCGATGTAGGAATTGCAATGGGCGGTCTAGGAAGCGATGCCACCATAGAAACTGCCGATGTGGTTATTCAGGACGATAAGCCAAGCAAAATCCCAATGGCAATCAACATTGGTAAGCAAACTAAAAAAATTGTTTGGCAAAATATCATATTGGCATTTGCTGTAAAAGCAATCGTATTGGTTTTAGGAGCAGGTGGACTGGCCACAATGTGGGAAGCCGTTTTTGCTGATGTAGGTGTAGCATTGTTGGCTATTTTAAATGCTGTGAGGATACAGAGGATGAAGTTTTAA
- the mobA gene encoding conjugal transfer protein MobA, which translates to MNENNNKKQNKGGRRAKTDPSIHRHVFRLTDEENAKLLSLFEASGMPNKAKFIISQVFGNEMKSVKIDKGTVDFYMRLTSFHSQFRAIGVNYNQIVKLLYRHFSEKKAAAFLYKLEKQTAEMAVLCQKIIQITEEFEVKHLKK; encoded by the coding sequence ATGAACGAGAACAATAACAAAAAACAGAATAAGGGCGGACGGAGAGCTAAGACCGATCCAAGCATCCACCGCCACGTTTTTCGTCTTACGGACGAAGAAAATGCCAAACTTTTATCGCTTTTTGAAGCATCGGGAATGCCCAATAAAGCCAAGTTTATCATTTCGCAGGTGTTCGGAAATGAAATGAAGTCGGTTAAAATTGACAAAGGAACAGTTGATTTTTATATGCGGCTGACTTCGTTTCACAGTCAGTTTCGTGCAATAGGTGTCAATTATAATCAGATTGTAAAGCTGTTGTACCGCCATTTTTCGGAGAAAAAAGCCGCCGCATTCCTTTACAAATTAGAAAAACAGACGGCAGAAATGGCGGTATTATGCCAAAAAATTATTCAGATAACCGAAGAATTTGAAGTAAAACATCTGAAAAAATAG
- a CDS encoding Fur family transcriptional regulator: MKNIEEKLLKKNTNPTSMRILVYDFLEEQQIAMSLSEIESHFYKADRITIYRTLKTFEEKGIVHSIQDNNTSKYILCDDGCDEKTHKDWHLHFYCKICKQTTCKEDFTIPQERNYEFRIDEIKLFGKGICEKCLKESLQ, encoded by the coding sequence ATGAAAAATATTGAAGAGAAACTTTTAAAAAAAAACACCAACCCTACCAGTATGCGGATTTTGGTGTATGACTTTTTGGAAGAACAACAGATAGCGATGTCATTATCTGAAATAGAAAGCCATTTTTATAAAGCAGATAGAATTACTATTTATAGAACTCTGAAAACTTTCGAGGAAAAAGGTATTGTACATAGTATTCAAGACAATAACACAAGTAAATATATCTTATGTGACGATGGGTGCGATGAGAAAACTCATAAAGATTGGCATCTGCACTTCTACTGTAAAATTTGTAAACAGACAACCTGTAAAGAAGATTTTACAATACCACAGGAAAGGAATTATGAATTTAGAATTGACGAGATAAAACTATTTGGTAAGGGTATTTGCGAGAAGTGCTTAAAGGAGAGTTTGCAATAG